A region of the Vibrio sp. YMD68 genome:
AATCGTAAAACTAGGAATCGTCAGGGTTCCGAGTTTTTGCGCAGCTAAAGAGACATTCCATTCACTGCGGGTGTTTTTCTTCCCATTGATGATGTTGATTGAAGTGCCAAAGCTGGGTCTTCCCATGAAAAAGTCTTTTTCCAAAACACTTAAATCAATGTCATCTTGTGACACTCTTTCATCGGCAACGATTTTGAGTAGAAACACTTCATTTTTTGTTACGCTATTGCTGCTCACGCTGGCCATTACATTGGCGGCAAGGCTGTGAGGGCTAATCAATAACAGCGTAACTAACGCGCATGTTGACACGATTTTTGACGAGAAACGAGATAGGGTAGATTTCATCTTCACCACTTCTTACCTGAGTCTTTAGGAGGTTGTTTTTGCTTGGCCTGCAATACCATTTGCGCTTGCAACAGTCGGCTAGGGTCGCGAGCACTTTCCACTTGCTCTAATTTGCGAATATTCGGGTCGACCGCTTGTTGGTTATCTTGCCTTGCCGTGGCTGTGCCGTTATCGGTTGGTTTGGAATCTTGAGCTTCTGATTTAAGATCATGATTCATTGTATCTTGATCATCACTTGTTTCATTACTCGCTTCATTACTGGCTTCGTTATTCGACTGCTCATCCGAGTCGGCGGTTTTGCCTTGTTTGTCTGAGTTAGCTTGTTTTTCTGAGTTAGACTGTTCGTCGGTGCTAGATTGGCCGTCACGATTGTCGGCACTCTCACCCTCTTGCGTGTCTTGTTGTTTGCCTTGCGGATTACTTTGCGGTTCATTTGTTTGGTCATTGCCTGACGATGGCTCTTGCTCGGATTGAGAAGAGTCGCTTGATGATTGCTGCTCATCTGAGGGGGTATTGTCGCCGCTATCGGGTTGGTTTTGACTTTCTTCGCCGCTATTTTGTTGCTGTTGCTGTTGCTGTTGCTGTTGCTGTTGCTGTTGCTGTTGCTGTTGCTGTTGCTGTTGCTGTTGAGCTTGTTCTACAATTTTTAGGTTCTCTTTGGCCTGGTCAACAAATTTCCCTTCCTGGATCAGCTGATTATAGCCGTCGATGGCCTTTTGGTAGTCACCATGTTGAGCGTGCGCATTGGCTAGATTGTAACGAGCATTATCACTATTCAGTTGTTCAAACTCCTTAATCGCCCCTTCGAAATCGCCGGCACGATATTTCGCCACGCCACGCCATTCTTTGTTTGAAAACGTGTCAGCTGCCTGCTGATATTGTTGATCTTGATATAATTTGATCGCTTCTTGGTCGTCGGTTAACCAAGGGTTAGCGTAGGCTAGGTTAGGTTGGGTGAGCGAAAAAGTGATGGCCACTAAGGTAAAAACAACGCCACGTCTGAACAGCAAACTGACTGGAATCACTAACATTAAAATGAGCCAATAACCGCTGTTCACGCGTTCTTCAAGCTGTTGTTTTCCTGGTGAGGCACTGGCTTCAACGCGAGCGCTGTAGGCACGAATAATATCGATGTCGCTACTATCGGATTGTATGCCGGTAAAGACACCATCAACATTGCGAGCGAGTGCTTTCATATTCGCAAAGTTGGATTGCGCGATAGCAGTGTTACCATTGCTTGCTTTGACTAAGGAGCCGTCGCTTAATCGAATCGGCGAACCGGCTGGAGTGGCAACGGCCAAAATACTCAATCGCCACGGGGTGCGGCTTAACAGCTGAGTGATGGCGTTTTTTTCATCGTCATCAATATCATCCACGACCAATACAATATCACCTTGGGTCAGCCCCGAGTTTTGCATCATCTCAATCGCAAGCTTTACCCCCGCGGCCGCGTTGGCCCCTGAAAATGGCATGATGTCAGGTGAAAGATTGGGTAGCAGGTTCAGTAATGTCTGACTGTCGGTCGTCATTGGACTGACCGTATACGCATCACCTGCATAGGCTACTAGCCCCGTTGTGCCTTCCGACCAGCTATTGAGTAAGTCGGTCACTTTGTAGCGTGATTGGGTTAATCTATTCGGTTTAATGTCGGTGGCGTACATAGACAATGACATATCCATGACCACGACTCTTCCCCCGCCATGACTAAATACAGGCCGCTCAGCAGAATAGAAACTAGGGCCTGCAAGCGAGATAATGGCGCTCAGCAAGCCGAGAGCAATGAGGTACATGATGTTGCGTTTACGCGGTTTGGCGTCAAGCCCTATTGCCTTTGCAAGGTGAGGGGCAATCAGTGAGCCTGTAGCGCTGTATTTATACAACCAACCGACCAAGACGGCGGCGGGAATCAATGCCAGCAACCAAAATGGGTAAAGGAATGTGAAGTTAGACAAAACCCCTCCTTAATACGATGACGACACAACATAAAAGCAGTGAAATGGACAGTGGCAGTCCGAACCATTCTGTTTGTGGCCGCCAGGTTTGCACCGCTTCGCTGACCGGTTCAAGTTCATTGATCGTGTCATAGATTGATGCTAGATCTTGAGTATCACGCGCTCGAAAATATTG
Encoded here:
- a CDS encoding VWA domain-containing protein; its protein translation is MSNFTFLYPFWLLALIPAAVLVGWLYKYSATGSLIAPHLAKAIGLDAKPRKRNIMYLIALGLLSAIISLAGPSFYSAERPVFSHGGGRVVVMDMSLSMYATDIKPNRLTQSRYKVTDLLNSWSEGTTGLVAYAGDAYTVSPMTTDSQTLLNLLPNLSPDIMPFSGANAAAGVKLAIEMMQNSGLTQGDIVLVVDDIDDDEKNAITQLLSRTPWRLSILAVATPAGSPIRLSDGSLVKASNGNTAIAQSNFANMKALARNVDGVFTGIQSDSSDIDIIRAYSARVEASASPGKQQLEERVNSGYWLILMLVIPVSLLFRRGVVFTLVAITFSLTQPNLAYANPWLTDDQEAIKLYQDQQYQQAADTFSNKEWRGVAKYRAGDFEGAIKEFEQLNSDNARYNLANAHAQHGDYQKAIDGYNQLIQEGKFVDQAKENLKIVEQAQQQQQQQQQQQQQQQQQQQQQQQQNSGEESQNQPDSGDNTPSDEQQSSSDSSQSEQEPSSGNDQTNEPQSNPQGKQQDTQEGESADNRDGQSSTDEQSNSEKQANSDKQGKTADSDEQSNNEASNEASNETSDDQDTMNHDLKSEAQDSKPTDNGTATARQDNQQAVDPNIRKLEQVESARDPSRLLQAQMVLQAKQKQPPKDSGKKW